A window of Synergistales bacterium contains these coding sequences:
- a CDS encoding isoprenylcysteine carboxylmethyltransferase family protein: protein MHGGGRESLGRKAFKLRGGVWTLCFLLLLVLARPTVISLLAGLPLVCAGQGLRFWAAAVIGVYRGEELKAPQLVTWGPYALVRNPLYLGNGLIGLGWAVMSATMIGMVCFALVFLVLYGLLIIPEEERFLGRRFGEVYHAYAAETPALIPSFRRFGTALQGAVVQGVLWTSERHSLYVTVLGTLLFVARWGVWS from the coding sequence ATGCATGGGGGCGGTAGGGAATCCCTGGGCCGAAAGGCCTTCAAGCTTCGGGGAGGGGTGTGGACCCTCTGTTTCCTCCTTTTGCTGGTGCTGGCGCGTCCGACGGTGATCTCGCTCCTTGCGGGGCTGCCGTTAGTCTGCGCGGGACAGGGACTGCGTTTCTGGGCCGCCGCTGTCATCGGTGTCTACCGGGGCGAGGAGCTGAAAGCGCCGCAGCTGGTCACCTGGGGTCCCTACGCACTGGTGCGGAACCCGCTCTATCTCGGCAACGGTCTGATCGGCCTCGGCTGGGCGGTGATGTCGGCCACCATGATCGGGATGGTCTGCTTCGCTCTGGTCTTTCTGGTGCTCTACGGTCTTTTGATCATCCCCGAAGAGGAACGCTTTCTCGGCCGCCGCTTCGGAGAGGTCTACCACGCCTACGCCGCGGAGACGCCGGCCCTCATTCCTTCCTTCCGGCGGTTTGGAACGGCGTTGCAGGGGGCTGTTGTCCAGGGTGTGCTCTGGACCAGCGAGCGCCACTCTCTCTATGTTACCGTGCTGGGAACGCTTCTGTTCGTTGCAAGATGGGGGGTATGGTCGTGA
- a CDS encoding SIS domain-containing protein → MEATVRKILNEAAAVYRESAGSAAPRLAVAAKRLIAVLEAGGTVFFCGNGGSAADAQHLAAELEGRFARARRALAGLALGTNASTVTAVANDMGFHRLFARELEALAGDGDALVALSTSGDSPNVLAALETARRQGVATIGLTGRTGGAMAPLCDILLQAPSEKTPRIQEVHILWGHTLCALIEDALCG, encoded by the coding sequence ATGGAAGCGACGGTACGGAAGATCCTGAACGAGGCGGCGGCTGTCTACAGGGAGTCGGCCGGTTCGGCGGCGCCAAGGCTTGCTGTTGCGGCAAAGCGGCTGATTGCCGTGCTTGAAGCGGGGGGAACGGTATTCTTCTGCGGAAACGGCGGCTCCGCGGCGGACGCGCAGCATCTGGCCGCCGAACTGGAGGGGCGTTTCGCCAGAGCCAGACGGGCACTGGCCGGGCTGGCTCTGGGGACCAACGCGAGCACCGTAACAGCTGTGGCCAACGACATGGGATTCCACCGGCTCTTTGCCAGGGAGCTCGAAGCACTGGCCGGGGATGGCGATGCCCTGGTGGCCCTCTCTACGAGCGGGGACAGCCCAAACGTCCTGGCGGCGCTTGAAACGGCCCGGCGGCAGGGGGTGGCCACCATCGGCCTTACCGGGAGAACCGGCGGCGCTATGGCGCCCCTGTGCGATATCCTGCTCCAGGCTCCCTCAGAGAAGACCCCCCGGATTCAAGAGGTGCACATTCTCTGGGGACACACCCTCTGTGCGTTGATTGAAGACGCGCTGTGCGGGTAG
- a CDS encoding MGMT family protein: MVVNHREAVPVLNGSGCSILYLPEGKPCSAATVEGEVGRWRLWWSEKGLHAVEALSRAEDRGESDDLPLPGWLERAWRRVWAGELPGAVLLATKPVKPFTAAVYREALQIPFGRTESYKGLAEAAGSPRAARAVGAVMRANPWPLFVPCHRVIGTKGDLRGYGGPRGTPLKQRLLDYERSRSPVQQ, encoded by the coding sequence ATGGTCGTGAACCACCGGGAGGCGGTGCCTGTCCTGAATGGTTCCGGATGCTCCATCCTGTATCTACCGGAAGGGAAGCCCTGCTCAGCCGCGACAGTGGAGGGTGAGGTGGGCCGGTGGCGGCTCTGGTGGTCCGAGAAGGGGCTTCATGCCGTGGAGGCCCTGTCCCGGGCGGAGGATAGGGGCGAAAGCGATGACCTGCCGCTTCCGGGGTGGCTGGAAAGGGCCTGGCGGCGGGTCTGGGCCGGCGAACTCCCCGGGGCGGTGCTGCTGGCGACGAAGCCGGTGAAACCCTTTACCGCAGCGGTCTACCGCGAGGCCCTGCAGATCCCCTTTGGGAGAACAGAAAGCTACAAAGGGCTTGCCGAAGCTGCCGGGTCGCCCCGCGCCGCCCGGGCCGTCGGGGCTGTCATGCGCGCCAACCCCTGGCCGCTCTTTGTCCCCTGTCACCGGGTGATCGGAACGAAGGGCGACCTCCGGGGCTACGGCGGGCCCAGAGGTACGCCCCTCAAACAGCGTCTGCTTGACTACGAGCGGTCACGTTCTCCAGTGCAGCAATGA
- a CDS encoding HAD family hydrolase, with amino-acid sequence MERSSRRPAVFLDRDGTIIEDVLYLDTLDNLTVFPGAARALASLRQAGYALVLVTNQSGIGRGFFSEGFVGETHRELRRRFREGGVEWEAMLHCPHPPSRKPFLSPPRRRKPEPGMPLEAAARHPVTLRGSWVVGDGVPDMLLARRLGLPSVLVATGKGAVTHRRLRSRMRPVPYPMLVARHLGEAARLILRRRRYDSRCNAKARRAGGADDAWGR; translated from the coding sequence GTGGAAAGGTCCAGTAGACGACCCGCCGTATTTCTCGATCGGGACGGCACGATCATCGAGGATGTGCTGTACCTGGATACCCTCGACAACCTCACGGTGTTCCCCGGCGCCGCCCGGGCTCTGGCCTCCCTCAGGCAGGCGGGGTATGCGCTGGTGCTGGTCACCAACCAGAGCGGAATCGGCCGGGGGTTCTTCTCCGAAGGCTTTGTCGGTGAAACCCACCGGGAGCTGCGGCGCCGCTTCCGCGAGGGAGGCGTGGAGTGGGAGGCCATGCTCCACTGTCCCCACCCGCCGTCACGGAAACCCTTCCTTTCCCCTCCCCGCAGGCGGAAGCCCGAACCAGGCATGCCCCTGGAGGCCGCCGCCCGACATCCCGTCACCCTCCGGGGCAGCTGGGTTGTCGGCGACGGCGTCCCGGACATGCTGCTGGCCCGTCGTCTCGGCCTCCCCTCCGTACTTGTGGCGACCGGTAAGGGTGCCGTCACCCATCGGCGTTTGCGTTCCAGGATGCGGCCCGTGCCCTATCCGATGCTTGTCGCCCGCCATCTCGGGGAGGCCGCCCGACTGATTCTCAGGCGCCGGCGGTATGACAGCCGGTGCAATGCCAAGGCCAGAAGGGCTGGGGGGGCGGACGATGCATGGGGGCGGTAG